One genomic region from Pyxicephalus adspersus chromosome 1, UCB_Pads_2.0, whole genome shotgun sequence encodes:
- the ARHGAP6 gene encoding rho GTPase-activating protein 6 isoform X3, producing the protein MSGRTVRLKSVPIQSLSELERARLQEVAFYRLQQDFDLSCQITIPKDGQKRKKSLRKKLDSLGKEKNKDKEFLPQAFGMPLSQVIANDRAHKLKQDSHKEDQKEVSDFVTSILPFGSRRQNKELSSSNSSLSSTSETPNESTSPNTPEAAPRARRRGAMSVDSITDLDDNQSRLLEALQLSLPAEAQSKKEKERDKKLSLNPIYRQVPRLVDSCCQHLEKNGLQTVGIFRVGSSKKRVRQLREEFDRGVDVVLEEEHSVHDVAALLKEFLRDMPDPLLTRELYTPFIHTIMLDPEDQLATLQLLIYLLPPCNCDTLHRLLQFLWTVAGHAEDTVDKDGQEITGNKMTSLNLATIFGPNLLHKQKSSDKEFTVQSTARAEESTTIISVVQKMIENYESLFMVSPDLQNEVLISLLETDPDVVDYLLRRKASQSSSPELVRSEGSFSIEGRHSSTDSNKASSGDVSPYDNNSPILSERSLTARQENSSDKVLKAAEHQTLVSHLLSKTKENAPAQWCTKESPQEHFDIWGTWHSTLKSSCKDHGMTGSYGNIYESSSLHQGQCSLSQGNLTQNWPLCKSSSNEVDNGKPNIRRTYTSTAIPEFRPHNSVTRICSTPQTESTKRSLEHKTRCEQHFASNSTENVMEDNSTVTCTPHRPPPLNLRHSDINRNEARLPPPYPGSTKAAMQSQRSPVYSADQPVLRSPRSETVVGASLGRTPSNEQSVHTRQTSLKTQANSQNSKNLTDPDWQEWQRERWQIWELLSADNTDTLPETLV; encoded by the exons aatttttaccACAGGCATTTGGAATGCCATTATCACAAGTAATTGCCAATGACAGGGCTCACAAGCTAAAGCAAGATTCCCACAAAGAAGATCAGAAAGAGGTGTCCGATTTTGTGACGTCCATTTTGCCATTTGGATCAAGGCGGCAGAATAAAGAACTCTCTAGTAGTAATTCATCTCTTAGTTCTACTTCAGAAACACCAAATGAATCCACATCTCCGAATACACCAGAGGCTGCACCTCGGGCACGTAGGAGG GGTGCCATGTCTGTGGACTCAATTACAGATCTTGATGACAATCAGTCTCGACTACTAGAGGCTTTACAGTTGTCTCTGCCGGCCGAGGCTCAAagtaagaaagaaaaggaaagggacAAAAAGCTCAGCTTAAATCCGATCTACAGACAAGTTCCCAGGCTTGTGGACAGCTGCTGTCAACATTTGGAAAAGAATG GTCTGCAAACAGTGGGAATATTTAGAGTCGGAAGTTCCAAAAAGAGAGTACGACAG ttACGTGAAGAGTTTGATCGCGGAGTTGATGTTGTCTTGGAAGAAGAGCACAGTGTCCACGATGTTGCTGCCTTATTAAAAGAATTTCTTCGAGATATGCCTGACCCTCTATTGACCAGAGAACTATACACACCTTTTATACACACTATAA TGTTAGATCCCGAAGATCAACTTGCCACCTTACAGCTTCTCATTTACTTGCTACCTCCTTGTAACTGTGACACTCTACATAGATTGCTGCAGTTCCTCTGGACTGTGGCTGGCCATGCTGAAGACACAGTTGATAAAGATGGTCAAGag atTACTGGGAACAAAATGACTTCATTAAACCTGGCAACAATATTTGGGCCTAATTTGTTGCACAAGCAGAAGTCGTCTGACAAGGAGTTTACAGTTCAGAGTACTGCCAGGGCTGAAGAAAGTACGACAATTATCTCTGTGGtgcaaaaaatgattgaaaattacGAAAGCCTTTTTATG GTTTCTCCTGATTTACAGAATGAAGTTCTCATAAGCCTGCTAGAGACTGACCCAGATGTAGTAGACTATTTACTAAGGAGAAAGGCTTCCCAGTCCTC GAGCCCTGAATTGGTGAGATCAGAAGGTTCTTTTTCCATCGAAGGAAGACATTCCTCTACAGACTCCAATAAAGCCTCCAGTGGTGATGTTTCCCCATATGACAATAATTCACCTATATTGTCCGAACGTTCACTTACAGCAAGGCAAGAAAACAGTTCTGACAAGGTCCTGAAAGCTGCAGAACATCAGACATTGGTCAGCCATTTACTATCTAAGACAAAGGAAAATGCTCCAGCCCAGTGGTGTACAAAAG aaTCTCCACAGGAACACTTCGACATATGGGGTACATGGCATTCCACATTAAAATCTTCCTGTAAGGATCATGGAATGACAG GTTCATATGGAAATATCTATGAAAGTAGTTCTTTGCACCAAGGACAGTGTTCCCTTTCCCAGGGTAATCTGACACAAAACTGGCCTTTGTGTAAAAGTTCATCAAATGAAGTGGACAATGGCAAGCCAAATATTCGAAGGACATATACATCAACTGCCATTCCAGAGTTTAGGCCTCACAATTCAGTAACGCGTATTTGCAGTACTCCGCAAACAGAATCAACCAAAAGAAGTCTTGAACACAAGACAAGATGTGAGCAACACTTTGCCTCAAACAGTACAGAAAATGTAATGGAGGACAATTCAACAGTAACATGTACTCCACACAGACCACCTCCTTTGAATTTGCGGCATTCAGACATCAATAGAAATGAAGCAAGGCTTCCTCCACCCTACCCTGGATCAACAAAAGCTGCAATGCAGAGTCAACGGTCCCCAGTCTATTCAGCAGATCAGCCAGTATTGAGGTCACCAAGGTCTGAAACAGTTGTTGGGGCATCTTTAGGAAGGACTCCATCTAACGAGCAATCTGTTCACACTAGACAAACTTCATTAAAAACCCAAGCCAACAGTCAAAACAGTAAAAACTTGACGGATCCTGATTGGCAGGAATGGCAAAGGGAAAGATGGCAAATTTGGGAACTTCTGTCAGCTGATAACACAGATACTCTACCTGAAACACTTGTATGA